From Pseudomonas sp. stari2, a single genomic window includes:
- the rbbA gene encoding ribosome-associated ATPase/putative transporter RbbA codes for MNGIAVRASAIAHRYGQRQALDAIAFDLPAGTRCGLIGPDGAGKSSLLGLIAGVKALQQGQLEVLGGPIQDRAHRNTLYARIAFMPQGLGGNLYPELSIRENVQFFSTLFGLSANESEQRLHNLLLATDLLRFADRPAGKLSGGMKQKLGLCCALIHEPDLLILDEPTTGVDPLSRRRFWELIDDVRRQRPQLTLLVATAYMEEAEQFEHCLMLDGGRMIASGSSRELAAATPSGKLDDAFTHFQGDSRRDLQPLQIPPRTTNTDIAIEAHELTLRFGDFTAVDHVSFAIGRGEIFGFLGSNGCGKTTTMKVLTGLMPASEGSATLLGNPVDARDLATRKRVGFMSQSFSLYGELSVRQNLDLHARLFDLPKAESAPRIDALIQRFDLHGVADQPSGALPLGLRQRLSLAVAVLHRPEVLILDEPTSGVDPAARDDFWRLLIELSRDQGVTIFLSTHFMNEAQRCDRISLMHAGRVLACDAPAALQQQFNGESLEAAFVTCLEQAQGNTEAPPAAEPPPAAMAPAMSVTEHGFSFGRLTAVASREGKELLRDKVRLAFALLGAIFMMVIFGYGISLDVENLAFAVYDQDQTPQSRAYLEAFRGSRYFAEQPAIEDAQALHRRLQRSEIKLALEIPPGFGRDLYAGRRPAVAAWLDGGMPFRAETSRNYVEAVHQANLEQLAEQSSPALNRQAAASLETRFRYNQDVVSVNAIGPGVMALILAFIPAMLTALGIVREKELGSITNFYATPLTRLEFLLGKQMPYLLVSLVNLAVLVAMNRWLFGVPFKGSGLTLAFGGLLYVLATTSMGLLISAFTRTQIAAILGTMIITSLPTIQFSGLIVPRSSLEGAAAVMGTLFPAGHFLDIAVGTFTKALDLRQLWPQCLALSGFFIAFTGLSLVMLKKQEA; via the coding sequence ATGAACGGCATCGCGGTTCGAGCGAGCGCCATTGCGCACCGCTATGGCCAGCGGCAAGCCCTGGATGCAATCGCGTTCGATCTGCCGGCGGGCACCCGGTGCGGTTTGATCGGCCCTGACGGCGCGGGCAAGTCCAGCCTGCTGGGCCTGATCGCCGGGGTAAAAGCCCTTCAGCAGGGACAACTGGAAGTCCTTGGCGGCCCGATTCAGGATCGCGCCCATCGCAACACGTTGTACGCGCGCATCGCCTTCATGCCGCAAGGGCTGGGTGGCAACCTGTACCCGGAACTGTCGATCCGCGAAAACGTGCAGTTTTTTTCCACACTGTTCGGCTTGTCTGCCAACGAAAGCGAACAGCGGCTGCACAACCTGCTGCTCGCCACGGACCTGTTGAGGTTTGCTGATCGCCCGGCCGGCAAACTGTCCGGCGGCATGAAACAGAAACTGGGGCTGTGTTGCGCGTTGATCCATGAGCCGGATCTGCTGATCCTTGACGAGCCCACCACGGGTGTCGACCCACTCTCTCGGCGGCGCTTCTGGGAGCTGATCGACGACGTGCGACGCCAGCGGCCGCAACTGACCTTGCTGGTCGCCACGGCGTATATGGAAGAAGCCGAACAATTCGAACATTGTCTGATGCTCGATGGCGGCCGGATGATTGCTTCGGGATCAAGCCGCGAGCTGGCAGCGGCCACTCCCAGCGGCAAACTCGATGATGCCTTCACTCACTTTCAGGGCGACAGCCGTCGCGACCTGCAACCGCTGCAGATCCCGCCGCGTACCACCAACACCGATATCGCCATCGAAGCCCACGAGCTGACGTTGCGTTTCGGCGACTTTACTGCAGTGGATCACGTCAGCTTCGCCATCGGACGCGGTGAAATTTTCGGATTTCTCGGCTCCAACGGCTGCGGCAAGACCACCACCATGAAAGTCTTGACCGGGCTGATGCCAGCCAGTGAGGGCAGCGCAACGCTGCTGGGCAACCCGGTGGATGCAAGGGATCTGGCCACGCGCAAGCGGGTCGGCTTCATGTCCCAGAGCTTTTCGCTGTATGGCGAGCTCAGCGTCCGGCAGAACCTTGATCTGCACGCACGCCTGTTCGATCTGCCCAAGGCCGAGAGCGCCCCGCGCATCGATGCCTTGATTCAGCGCTTCGATCTGCACGGCGTCGCCGATCAGCCGTCAGGCGCCTTGCCCCTGGGACTGCGCCAACGCCTGTCATTGGCCGTCGCTGTCCTGCATCGTCCGGAAGTATTGATACTGGATGAGCCAACTTCCGGCGTCGATCCGGCAGCACGGGACGATTTCTGGCGACTGTTGATCGAACTGTCCCGTGATCAGGGCGTGACCATTTTTCTCTCCACCCATTTCATGAACGAAGCACAGCGATGCGACCGCATCTCCCTGATGCATGCGGGCCGGGTCCTGGCCTGTGACGCGCCGGCCGCCCTGCAGCAGCAATTCAATGGCGAATCCCTTGAGGCTGCGTTCGTGACTTGTCTCGAACAGGCCCAGGGCAACACCGAGGCGCCACCGGCAGCCGAACCACCGCCGGCCGCGATGGCCCCGGCCATGTCCGTCACTGAACACGGTTTCAGCTTCGGGCGTCTGACAGCGGTGGCCAGCCGTGAAGGCAAGGAATTGCTGCGCGACAAAGTGCGCTTGGCGTTCGCTCTTCTGGGCGCCATTTTCATGATGGTGATTTTTGGCTACGGGATTTCCCTCGACGTGGAAAATCTTGCCTTTGCCGTGTACGACCAGGATCAGACCCCCCAAAGCCGTGCCTACCTGGAGGCCTTTCGCGGCTCGCGCTACTTCGCCGAACAGCCGGCCATTGAAGACGCGCAGGCCTTGCACCGACGCCTGCAACGTTCGGAAATCAAACTGGCGCTGGAGATCCCGCCCGGTTTCGGCCGCGACCTGTACGCCGGGCGCCGGCCGGCGGTGGCGGCGTGGCTGGATGGCGGCATGCCGTTTCGCGCGGAAACCAGTCGCAACTATGTCGAAGCCGTCCATCAGGCCAATCTCGAGCAACTCGCCGAACAGAGCAGCCCCGCGCTCAACCGCCAGGCTGCCGCCAGCCTGGAAACCCGTTTTCGTTATAACCAGGACGTGGTCAGCGTCAACGCGATCGGCCCAGGCGTGATGGCGCTGATCCTGGCGTTCATTCCGGCGATGCTGACGGCCCTCGGCATCGTGCGTGAGAAAGAGCTGGGGTCGATCACCAATTTCTACGCCACGCCCTTGACGCGTCTGGAGTTTTTGCTGGGCAAGCAGATGCCTTATCTGCTGGTCAGCCTGGTCAACCTGGCCGTCCTGGTGGCCATGAATCGCTGGCTGTTCGGCGTACCGTTCAAGGGCAGCGGGCTGACCCTCGCTTTCGGCGGGCTGCTGTATGTACTGGCCACCACCAGCATGGGGCTGCTGATCTCTGCGTTCACCCGAACGCAGATCGCGGCAATTCTCGGCACCATGATCATCACCAGCCTGCCGACCATCCAGTTCTCCGGTCTGATCGTGCCGCGCTCGTCACTGGAGGGTGCCGCTGCCGTGATGGGCACGCTGTTCCCGGCCGGCCACTTCCTCGACATCGCAGTAGGAACGTTCACCAAAGCGCTGGATCTGCGACAGCTCTGGCCGCAATGCCTGGCGCTGTCCGGCTTCTTTATCGCGTTCACCGGATTGAGCCTGGTCATGTTGAAAAAGCAGGAGGCCTGA
- a CDS encoding 5-formyltetrahydrofolate cyclo-ligase, translated as MTEPALLPRPQLRRLLRKARRSLTPSQQRAAAEGLYKQLAQDPQFRRAKHISLYLPTDGEIDPRLLLRAAQRRGKKTYLPVLSAWPRTKMVFQQIRPGEKLRPNRFRILEPRVNTARQRKIWALDLVLLPLVGFDDVGGRLGMGGGFYDRSLAYLARRQNWRKPTLLGLAHECQKVERLAQASWDVPLQGTVTDKAWYFAG; from the coding sequence ATGACCGAACCCGCGCTGCTGCCCCGTCCCCAACTGCGCCGCCTGCTGCGCAAGGCCCGCCGCTCCCTGACGCCAAGTCAGCAACGCGCGGCCGCCGAAGGTCTGTACAAACAACTGGCGCAGGACCCGCAATTTCGCCGGGCGAAACACATTTCCCTGTACCTGCCCACCGACGGTGAAATCGACCCGCGCCTGTTGCTGCGTGCCGCCCAGCGTCGCGGCAAGAAAACCTATCTGCCGGTGCTGAGCGCCTGGCCGCGGACCAAAATGGTCTTTCAGCAGATCCGCCCCGGCGAAAAGCTGCGGCCCAACCGTTTCCGTATTCTCGAGCCTCGGGTCAATACGGCCCGTCAGCGCAAGATCTGGGCACTGGATCTGGTGTTGTTGCCATTGGTAGGGTTTGACGATGTCGGCGGACGACTGGGGATGGGCGGCGGATTCTACGACCGCAGCCTCGCGTACCTGGCCCGACGCCAGAACTGGCGCAAGCCGACGCTGTTGGGGCTGGCCCATGAATGTCAGAAAGTGGAACGACTGGCGCAAGCCAGCTGGGATGTACCGTTGCAGGGAACGGTGACCGACAAGGCGTGGTATTTCGCAGGGTAG
- a CDS encoding sn-glycerol-3-phosphate transporter, whose amino-acid sequence MNTPRLLAALLLIQTGLALAADDSQEDKGFWYAQTSVYTKHYSPDPEHNNHQDLIGIERNQASGWVFGGATFRNSFSQRSNYAYAGKRFESADYPVYVKLTGGLLQGYRGDYKDKIPLNHFGVAPVIIPSVGTHYGPLGAELVFLGANAAMVTTGVRF is encoded by the coding sequence ATGAACACACCAAGGCTTTTGGCCGCACTTTTATTGATTCAGACCGGCCTGGCACTGGCCGCAGATGACTCGCAAGAGGACAAGGGTTTCTGGTACGCACAAACCAGTGTCTATACCAAACATTACTCACCCGACCCCGAACACAATAATCATCAGGATTTGATCGGCATTGAACGCAATCAGGCTTCCGGCTGGGTATTTGGCGGGGCAACTTTCCGTAACTCGTTCAGTCAGCGCTCCAATTACGCCTATGCCGGCAAACGCTTCGAGAGCGCCGATTATCCGGTGTATGTGAAACTCACGGGCGGGTTGCTGCAGGGCTATCGGGGTGACTACAAGGACAAGATCCCACTCAATCACTTCGGCGTTGCACCGGTGATCATTCCCTCGGTCGGCACCCATTATGGCCCGCTGGGCGCCGAGCTGGTTTTTCTCGGCGCCAACGCGGCCATGGTGACGACGGGCGTGCGGTTCTAG
- a CDS encoding flagellar basal body-associated protein FliL has protein sequence MALKVRMLMRRLLAATVIAVAVLTLIYADHPAQSGLRNATVLIIRHAEKPTEGAVLNARGEERARAYVDYFNPLKLDGQTLTPERLIAAGDSPVSSRSRLTLTPLAERLGLTVEQPYINNDAHELVKLLRKSNQAPTILIAWHHGHINHLIQAFGGDSTALMGQKKWPDEVYDWLIVLRFDEEGHLIKASSRKVQEHLLPGDAEDSPGNK, from the coding sequence ATGGCTTTGAAGGTTCGCATGCTGATGCGCCGATTATTGGCGGCGACGGTCATTGCCGTTGCGGTGCTGACATTGATTTACGCCGATCATCCGGCCCAGTCCGGTTTGCGTAATGCAACCGTGCTGATCATCCGCCATGCGGAAAAGCCCACTGAGGGAGCTGTACTCAATGCCCGGGGCGAAGAAAGGGCTCGCGCCTATGTCGACTATTTCAATCCGTTGAAACTGGATGGCCAGACACTGACCCCGGAACGACTGATTGCCGCAGGGGATAGCCCGGTGAGTTCCCGCTCACGCCTGACGTTGACCCCGCTGGCCGAACGCCTGGGCCTGACTGTCGAACAGCCTTACATCAATAACGATGCCCACGAACTGGTCAAGCTGCTGCGCAAGAGCAATCAGGCGCCGACGATCCTGATTGCCTGGCATCACGGCCATATCAACCACCTGATTCAAGCGTTCGGTGGCGACAGCACGGCCCTGATGGGCCAGAAAAAATGGCCGGACGAAGTCTACGATTGGCTGATCGTTCTGCGATTCGATGAAGAGGGCCACCTTATCAAGGCCAGCAGCCGGAAGGTTCAGGAGCACCTGTTGCCGGGCGATGCTGAGGACTCTCCCGGCAACAAATGA
- a CDS encoding NADPH:quinone oxidoreductase family protein, translated as MKAVLCKAFGPAESLVLEDVASPVAKKNEILLDVHAAGVNFPDTLIIEGKYQFKPPFPFSPGGEAAGVVSAVGEKVVHLKVGDRVMALTGWGSFAEQVAVPGYNVLPIPPSMDFNTAAAFSMTYGTSMHALRQRGNLQPGETLLVLGASGGVGLAAVEIGKAMGARVIAAASSAEKLAVAKAAGADELINYSETSLKDEIKRLTDGQGADVIYDPVGGDLFDQAIRAIAWNGRLLVVGFASGRIPELPVNLALLKGAAVLGVFWGSFAQRQPQDNAANFRQLFGWFAEGKLKPLVSQVYPLSEAAQAINDLGQRKAVGKVVVKVR; from the coding sequence ATGAAAGCCGTGCTGTGCAAAGCCTTCGGTCCTGCCGAATCGCTGGTGCTGGAAGACGTCGCCAGTCCTGTCGCGAAGAAGAATGAAATCCTGCTGGACGTGCACGCCGCCGGGGTCAACTTCCCGGACACGCTGATCATCGAGGGCAAGTACCAGTTCAAGCCGCCCTTCCCGTTTTCCCCGGGTGGCGAAGCCGCCGGCGTGGTCAGCGCGGTAGGTGAAAAGGTCGTCCACTTGAAAGTCGGCGACCGGGTCATGGCCCTGACCGGCTGGGGCAGCTTCGCCGAGCAGGTGGCAGTGCCGGGCTACAACGTGCTGCCGATCCCGCCATCGATGGATTTCAACACCGCCGCCGCGTTCAGCATGACCTATGGCACTTCGATGCACGCGCTCAGGCAGCGCGGCAACCTGCAACCGGGGGAAACTCTGTTGGTGCTTGGCGCCTCCGGCGGTGTCGGCCTGGCTGCCGTGGAAATCGGCAAAGCCATGGGCGCCCGGGTGATTGCCGCCGCCAGCAGCGCCGAAAAACTCGCCGTGGCCAAGGCTGCCGGTGCGGACGAACTGATCAACTACAGCGAAACCAGCCTCAAGGACGAAATCAAACGCCTGACCGACGGCCAGGGTGCCGACGTGATCTACGACCCGGTCGGCGGCGATCTGTTCGACCAGGCCATCCGCGCCATCGCCTGGAACGGCCGCCTGCTGGTGGTCGGTTTCGCCAGCGGACGCATCCCCGAACTGCCGGTCAACCTCGCCCTGCTCAAGGGCGCGGCCGTGCTCGGCGTGTTCTGGGGCTCCTTCGCCCAGCGCCAGCCGCAGGACAACGCAGCGAACTTCCGGCAACTGTTCGGCTGGTTCGCCGAAGGCAAGCTGAAGCCGCTGGTGTCGCAGGTCTATCCGCTGAGTGAGGCGGCACAGGCGATCAATGATCTTGGGCAGCGCAAGGCGGTGGGCAAGGTTGTGGTGAAGGTGCGCTGA
- a CDS encoding flagellar basal body-associated protein FliL, with protein sequence MKAWIMLLLALSLPVAALAEEAKEGEAPKVNYITLSPPFVGNYGLDGTPKLKVYKADVALRVTGDEATKLVKANEPLIRNQLVALFTQQTTDAMGSIEGKEKLRQEALKQTQQVMNDETGKPVVEDLLFNNLIIQ encoded by the coding sequence GTGAAAGCGTGGATCATGTTGTTGCTGGCCCTGTCTCTGCCTGTGGCAGCGCTGGCCGAAGAAGCCAAAGAAGGCGAGGCGCCGAAGGTCAACTACATCACCCTGAGCCCGCCGTTCGTGGGCAACTACGGGCTGGACGGTACGCCGAAGCTCAAGGTCTACAAGGCCGACGTGGCGTTGCGAGTGACGGGTGACGAGGCGACCAAGCTGGTCAAGGCCAACGAGCCGCTGATCCGCAATCAACTGGTGGCGCTGTTCACCCAGCAGACCACCGATGCGATGGGCAGCATCGAAGGCAAGGAAAAACTGCGTCAGGAAGCCTTGAAGCAGACCCAGCAAGTGATGAATGACGAGACCGGCAAACCGGTGGTTGAAGATCTGTTGTTCAACAATCTGATCATTCAGTAA
- a CDS encoding EVE domain-containing protein, producing MAYWLMKSEPDELSIKGLEKLGKARWDGVRNYQARNFLRAMAVGDEFFFYHSSCPEPGIAGIGKIIEAAYPDPTALEPESHYFDPKATPEKNAWSAIDVAHVETFARVLKLDYLKQQSALAEMPLVQKGSRLSVMPVTAEQWAAVLGLR from the coding sequence ATGGCCTACTGGCTGATGAAATCCGAGCCCGACGAACTCTCGATCAAGGGTCTGGAAAAACTCGGCAAGGCGCGCTGGGACGGGGTGCGCAACTATCAGGCGCGCAATTTCCTGCGGGCCATGGCGGTGGGGGATGAGTTCTTTTTCTATCATTCCAGCTGCCCGGAGCCGGGGATTGCCGGGATCGGCAAGATTATCGAAGCCGCGTACCCGGATCCCACCGCACTGGAGCCTGAAAGTCATTACTTCGACCCGAAGGCCACACCGGAGAAGAATGCCTGGAGCGCAATCGACGTCGCCCACGTCGAAACGTTTGCCCGGGTGTTGAAGCTGGACTATCTGAAGCAGCAGAGCGCACTGGCCGAAATGCCGCTGGTACAGAAAGGTTCACGACTGTCGGTGATGCCGGTGACAGCCGAACAGTGGGCGGCGGTACTCGGCTTGCGTTGA
- the glpT gene encoding glycerol-3-phosphate transporter, with protein sequence MFAFFRPAAHQAPLPEEKIDSTYRRLRWQIFAGIFFGYAGYYLLRKNFSLAMPYLIDEGYTRGELGLAMSAIAIAYGLSKFLMGLVSDRSNPRYFLPFGLLVSAGVMFIFGFAPWATSSVTMMFILLFINGWAQGMGWPPSGRTMVHWWSQKERGGVVSVWNVAHNVGGGLIGPLFLIGMGLFNDWHAAFYVPAAVALAVAAFAFITMRDTPQSVGLPPIEKYKNDYPEGYDASHEDEFSAKEIFVKYVLRNKMLWYIAMANVFVYLLRYGVLDWAPTYLKEAKHFDVDKTSWAYFFYEWAGIPGTLLCGWMSDKIFRGNRGLTGMVFMTLVTVATLVYWLNPAGNPTVDMIALFSIGFLIYGPVMLIGLQALELAPKKAAGTAAGFTGLFGYLGGSVAASAAMGYTVDHFGWDGGFVLLVGACLLSMAFLAPTLWHKQVASQSREAVA encoded by the coding sequence ATGTTTGCTTTCTTTCGACCTGCCGCACATCAGGCTCCATTGCCTGAAGAAAAAATAGACAGTACCTACCGACGCCTGCGCTGGCAGATCTTCGCCGGTATCTTCTTTGGCTACGCGGGTTACTACCTGCTGCGCAAAAACTTCTCCCTGGCCATGCCGTACCTGATCGACGAGGGTTACACCCGCGGCGAACTGGGTCTGGCGATGTCGGCCATCGCAATCGCCTACGGTCTGTCCAAGTTCCTCATGGGCCTGGTCTCCGACCGTTCCAACCCGCGCTACTTCCTGCCCTTCGGCCTGCTGGTCTCGGCGGGGGTGATGTTCATTTTCGGTTTCGCGCCCTGGGCAACGTCCAGCGTGACCATGATGTTCATCCTGCTGTTCATCAACGGCTGGGCCCAGGGCATGGGCTGGCCGCCGAGCGGACGGACCATGGTGCACTGGTGGTCGCAGAAGGAGCGCGGTGGCGTGGTGTCCGTGTGGAACGTGGCGCACAACGTCGGCGGTGGTCTGATCGGCCCGCTGTTCCTGATCGGCATGGGCCTGTTCAACGACTGGCACGCAGCGTTCTATGTACCGGCGGCGGTAGCCCTGGCGGTGGCGGCATTTGCCTTCATCACCATGCGCGACACCCCGCAATCGGTTGGCCTGCCGCCGATCGAGAAGTACAAGAACGACTACCCGGAAGGCTACGATGCCAGCCACGAAGACGAATTCAGCGCCAAGGAAATCTTCGTCAAATACGTGCTGCGCAACAAAATGCTCTGGTACATCGCCATGGCCAACGTGTTCGTCTACCTGCTGCGCTACGGTGTACTGGACTGGGCGCCGACCTACCTCAAGGAAGCCAAACACTTCGACGTCGACAAGACTTCGTGGGCGTACTTCTTTTATGAGTGGGCGGGTATTCCGGGCACGCTGCTGTGCGGCTGGATGTCGGACAAGATCTTCCGTGGCAACCGTGGCCTGACCGGCATGGTGTTCATGACCCTGGTGACCGTCGCAACCCTGGTTTACTGGCTGAACCCGGCCGGCAACCCGACGGTCGACATGATCGCGCTGTTCTCGATCGGCTTCCTGATCTACGGCCCGGTGATGCTGATCGGCCTGCAGGCACTGGAGCTGGCGCCGAAGAAAGCCGCCGGTACTGCGGCGGGCTTCACCGGCCTGTTCGGTTATCTGGGTGGCTCGGTCGCAGCCAGTGCAGCGATGGGCTACACCGTGGACCACTTCGGTTGGGATGGCGGTTTCGTGCTGCTGGTGGGCGCTTGCCTGCTGTCGATGGCCTTCCTGGCCCCGACCCTGTGGCACAAGCAAGTCGCCAGTCAGAGCCGCGAAGCAGTCGCCTGA
- a CDS encoding gamma-glutamylcyclotransferase, with product MTAIESAFLNLAYPPRLDLGPQLTHEQLLASMQSTMARHKGGPVWLFAYGSLIWRPECSAVERVRGRVHGYHRGLYLWSHEHRGTPEMPGLVFGLDRGGSCSGFAYRLPEDNLDSALYALWKREMPFPSYRPHWLNCRLEDGSQVQALGFVLERHLPSYAGNLPDHVLSQVFESACGRYGTTRDYVEQTAHALRSHAMPDRNLEARLKRCKSKADQATASRL from the coding sequence ATGACAGCCATAGAATCTGCTTTTCTGAATCTGGCTTATCCTCCGCGGCTCGACCTGGGGCCGCAGCTGACTCACGAACAACTTCTCGCTTCCATGCAATCGACCATGGCGCGCCACAAGGGCGGGCCGGTGTGGTTGTTCGCGTACGGTTCATTGATCTGGCGTCCGGAGTGTTCAGCGGTAGAGCGTGTGCGCGGACGGGTGCATGGCTACCATCGCGGTCTGTACCTGTGGTCACACGAACATCGCGGCACGCCGGAAATGCCGGGGCTGGTTTTCGGTCTGGATCGCGGCGGTTCGTGCAGCGGCTTTGCCTATCGGTTGCCGGAAGACAACCTCGACAGTGCGCTGTATGCGCTGTGGAAACGCGAGATGCCGTTCCCGTCCTATCGGCCACACTGGCTCAACTGCCGTCTCGAAGATGGCAGCCAGGTACAGGCATTGGGATTTGTCTTGGAGCGACACCTGCCCAGCTATGCCGGCAATCTGCCGGATCACGTGCTGAGCCAGGTGTTCGAAAGCGCTTGCGGGCGTTACGGCACGACTCGCGATTATGTCGAGCAGACCGCTCACGCCCTGCGCAGCCACGCCATGCCAGACCGGAATCTGGAGGCGCGGCTCAAGCGCTGTAAGTCAAAAGCCGATCAGGCGACTGCTTCGCGGCTCTGA
- a CDS encoding ABC transporter permease, producing the protein MHKFAHILRLGLKELTSLRHDSVLLLFLFYAFTVAIYMPAAGSVIGVHNASVAIVDEDHSALSRQLAQALQPPEFQSPVPLRYERLDEVMDSGQYTFVINIPARFQTDLLAGRHPAVQVNVDATAMSQAFMGAGYIGRIFQRELLAYAGQGNAQAYAPVQLTTRALFNTNLEGGWFLAVIQIVNNITILAIILTGTALLREREHGTLDHLLVLPLTALEIMLAKIWSNLLVVVLCTWLSLEVIVKGALGVPLSGSLSLFLLVTAVYLFASTALGIFLATLARSTPQFGLLAIPVIIPMLLLSGGSTPLDSMPQWLQWVMQGSPSTHFVSLGAAILFRDAGLSVVWPDLLALTVIGLLFFFIALARFRRSLAS; encoded by the coding sequence ATGCACAAGTTCGCGCATATCCTGCGATTGGGACTCAAGGAACTGACGAGTCTGCGGCATGACAGCGTGTTGCTGCTGTTCCTGTTCTACGCCTTTACCGTGGCCATCTACATGCCGGCCGCCGGATCGGTAATCGGTGTGCATAACGCCAGCGTGGCGATTGTCGACGAGGACCATAGCGCCCTCTCCCGACAATTGGCCCAGGCGCTGCAACCTCCGGAGTTCCAGTCTCCCGTCCCGCTGCGCTACGAACGACTGGATGAAGTCATGGACAGTGGCCAGTACACGTTCGTCATCAATATCCCGGCTCGCTTCCAGACCGACCTGCTCGCGGGCCGTCACCCGGCCGTGCAAGTCAATGTCGATGCCACCGCCATGAGCCAGGCGTTCATGGGCGCCGGCTACATCGGCCGGATATTCCAGCGCGAGCTGTTGGCTTATGCCGGCCAGGGCAATGCGCAGGCCTATGCCCCGGTGCAACTGACGACCCGTGCCCTGTTCAATACCAACCTGGAGGGGGGCTGGTTCCTGGCCGTGATCCAGATCGTCAACAACATCACCATTCTGGCGATCATCCTGACCGGCACAGCACTGCTGCGGGAACGCGAACATGGCACCCTCGACCATTTGCTGGTGCTGCCGCTGACCGCGCTGGAAATCATGCTGGCGAAAATCTGGAGCAATCTGCTGGTGGTGGTGCTATGCACCTGGCTGTCGCTGGAGGTGATCGTCAAAGGCGCACTCGGCGTGCCGCTGTCCGGCTCGCTGAGCCTGTTTTTGCTGGTCACGGCGGTCTATCTGTTCGCCAGCACCGCGCTAGGTATTTTCCTGGCAACGCTGGCGCGTTCGACACCGCAGTTCGGCCTGCTGGCCATCCCGGTGATTATCCCGATGTTGCTGCTGTCGGGCGGGAGTACGCCGCTGGATAGCATGCCGCAATGGCTGCAATGGGTCATGCAGGGATCGCCTTCCACCCATTTCGTCAGCCTCGGCGCCGCGATTCTGTTCCGCGACGCCGGGCTGAGTGTGGTCTGGCCAGACTTGCTGGCCCTGACCGTCATCGGATTACTGTTCTTCTTCATCGCCCTGGCGCGCTTTCGCAGAAGCCTGGCGTCCTGA
- a CDS encoding HlyD family secretion protein — MSAHSRSSLFFAGSLIVLLVAAGGFGYWASMSSRLPEGLSSGNGRLEATEVQIASKTPGRLAEVLVDEGDKVGKGQLLARMDTRTLEAQRNQAEAEVIRARENLAAAQANVQLRLSEQLLAQQELGRSQSLFKHGFVSAQVIDQLQSRIGTGNAAVAAARAQVAAVSAAIGAAQAQVAQLASEIDDSSLRAPIDGVIQLRMAEPGEVLGAGGRVLLMIDPTDQYMNLYLPASVAGRLAVGDDARILLDALPDRSLPAKVSFVAAKSQFTPKEVETRDERQKLVFRVKLRLTEPGNVPQAKPGMPGVGYVRTAPIGWPANLQ, encoded by the coding sequence ATGTCAGCGCACAGCCGCTCCTCTCTTTTTTTTGCCGGATCTCTCATCGTATTGCTGGTGGCCGCCGGTGGTTTCGGTTACTGGGCGTCCATGAGCAGCCGTCTGCCCGAAGGCCTGTCCTCCGGCAACGGGCGCCTGGAAGCCACGGAAGTGCAGATCGCCAGCAAGACACCCGGGCGTCTGGCCGAGGTGCTGGTCGATGAAGGCGACAAGGTCGGCAAAGGGCAATTGCTTGCCCGAATGGATACCCGAACCCTCGAGGCCCAGCGCAATCAGGCCGAAGCCGAGGTCATACGTGCCCGTGAAAATCTGGCAGCCGCCCAGGCCAACGTGCAGTTGCGCCTGAGCGAGCAACTGCTGGCCCAGCAAGAGCTCGGCCGCTCACAGTCGTTGTTCAAGCATGGTTTCGTCAGCGCACAGGTCATCGATCAGTTGCAGTCACGCATCGGCACGGGCAACGCCGCCGTAGCGGCGGCCCGGGCGCAGGTCGCCGCTGTCAGCGCCGCCATCGGTGCCGCACAGGCCCAGGTGGCGCAATTGGCCAGTGAAATTGATGACAGCAGTTTGCGTGCGCCGATCGACGGCGTGATCCAGCTACGCATGGCCGAGCCCGGTGAAGTGTTGGGTGCCGGGGGGCGAGTCTTGCTGATGATCGATCCCACTGACCAGTACATGAACCTGTACCTTCCGGCCTCCGTCGCCGGACGCCTGGCGGTGGGCGATGACGCTCGGATCCTGCTGGATGCCCTGCCCGACCGGTCGTTACCGGCGAAAGTCAGTTTCGTGGCGGCCAAATCGCAATTTACCCCCAAAGAGGTCGAGACCCGCGATGAGCGACAGAAACTGGTCTTTCGCGTCAAGCTGCGCCTGACTGAGCCTGGCAACGTACCGCAGGCCAAGCCTGGCATGCCCGGCGTCGGCTACGTGCGCACGGCGCCGATCGGTTGGCCGGCCAATTTGCAATGA